The genomic window CGTCTCCCAGCCCATCAGGGCGAGCTCGCGGGTGACCCGGTCGGTGAACTCCAGCGAGTCGGGCGAGCCGTACTTCATGCCCAGCAGGGTCATGGTGGAGCCCAGCCCCAGGAAGCCCATGCCGTGGCGGCGCTTGCTCAGGATCTCGTCCACCTGCTCCTTGAGCGGCAGGCCGTTGATGTCCACCACGTTGTCGAGCATGCGGGTGAAGATGCCCACCACCTTGCGGTACTCGTCCCAGTCGAAGCGGGCCTTGTCGCTGAAGGGGTCGCGCACGAACTTGGTCAGGTTGACCGAGCCCAGCAGGCAGGCGCCGTAGGGGGGCAGCGGCTGTTCGCCGCAGGGGTTGGTGGCGCGGACGTTCTCGCAGAACCAGTTGTTGTTCATCTCGTTGACCTTGTCGATCAGGATGAACCCGGGCTCGGCGAAGTCGTAGGTGGCGGTCATGATCATGTCCCACAGCCGGCGGGCGGGGATGACCTTGTAGATGCGGCACGCCACCTTCCCCTCGTCGTTGACGTGGTAGGAGTTGGTGGTAGGCCACTCGCGCCAGGTGACCTTGGAGGCGTCGGTGAGGTCCACGCCGTCGGCCTCGATCTCGCGGGCGGTCATGGGGAAGGCGAGCGGCCACTCGGCGCCGTGGCGCACCGCCTCCATGAACTCGCGGGTCACCAGCAGGGAGAGGTTGAACTGGCGCAGCCGGCCATGCTCGCGCTTGGCGCGGATGAACTCCATCACGTCCGGGTGGCCCACGTCGAAGGTGGCCATCTGCGCCCCGCGGCGGCCGCCGGCGGAGGAGACGGTGAAGCACATCTTGTCGTAGATATCCATGAACGACAGCGGCCCGGAGGTGTAGGCGCCGGCCCCGCTCACGTAGGCGCCCTTGGGGCGCAGGGTGGAGAACTCGTAGCCGATGCCGCAGCCCGCCTTCAGGGTCAGGCCCGCCTCGTGCACCTTCTCCAGGATGTCGTCCATGGAGTCGCGGATGGTGCCCGACACCGTGCAGTTGATGGTGGAGGTGGCGGGCTTGTGGGCCAGGGCGCCGGCGTTGGAGGTGATGCGCCCGGCGGGGATGGCCCCGCGGCGCAGCGCCCACAGGAACTTCTTGTACCACTCCTCCTGCTTCTCGGGCGTCCGCTCCACCTCGGCCAGCGCCTTCGCCACCCGCTTGTAGGTCTCGTCCACCGTCCGGTCGACGGGCTTGCCGTCCTTGGTCTTCAGGCGGTACTTCTTGTCCCAGATGTCCTGGGAGGCGGGCTGGAAGGGAATGTCCATGTTCTCGTGGCTCGGGACGGCGTGCAGGTGCGCGGACTCCATGGGGCGTCTCTCCGTCTTATTCTTTAGACCATTGGGAGGGGTTGCAGCGGTATCCGACGCGCCGGACACCTGAAAACAAAACCACTATATGTTGTGGTTGGGAGGTAAGGTTAGGCCCCAATAGGGGGGCTGTCAACCGGATTTCCGCATATTGTCACAGATTGTTTTTTGTCAATTATTCAACCAGTTATGCCATATCTGTGAAGATATTCACGGTTTTTCAGGGGCTTATTGAGCCGTTGGCGCCCCGATGTGCGAACACAACATATTGTAGTCCTAATATTCCGATTTTCAGCCGCTTGGGGAAGTTGGCGGGCGCTCACTTCCACCCCCGCCCACCGCCCGGCCACACCCCTTGAAATCGTCCGGGCCGCGCCCATCTTGATGTCAGGCATGAACAATCAACCGGACTGACAGGAGGTAACACCATGACCATCGTCCGTTACGACCCCTGGGCGACCCTGAACCAGCTCCAGGAAGAGATGAACCGCCTGTTCAAGCGCGCGGGCGACGAGGACACCGGCACGGTGGTGACCAGCGACTGGGCGCCGCCGGTGGACATCAAGGAGGAGAAGGACCGCTTCGTGCTGCTGGCCGATGTGCCGGGCGTGGACCCGAAGGACATCGAGATCACCATGGAAAACGGCGTGCTCGCCATCCGCGGTGAGCGTAAGCTCGAGCCGGAGGAGGAGCGCAAGGGCTTCCACCGCATGGAGCGGGCCCGCGGCGTCTTCTACCGCCGCTTCGCCCTGCCGGACACGGCGGACGCCGAGAAGATCGCCGCCAGCGGCCGCAACGGCGTGCTGGAGGTGGTGATTCCGAAGCAGGAGAAGGTCCAGCCGCGCAAGATCGTGGTGGAGGGCTGATCAGAACCCGCAGACGGCCCCGCCCCGGAGTCCGCTTCGGGCGGGGCCGGGGGAACTGATAGATGGAATACAAGGACTACTACAAGATTCTCGGCGTGGAACGCGGCGCGTCCCAGGAGGAGATCAAGCGCGCCTTCCGCAAGCTGGCGCGCAAGTACCACCCGGATGTGAGCAAGGAGAAGGACGCCGAGGCGCGCTTCAAGGAGGTCAACGAGGCCAACGAGGTGCTCGGCGACCCCGGGAAGCGGCGCGCCTACGACCAGCTCGGCAGCAGCTGGCGCTCGGGCCAGGAGTTCCGGCCGCCGCCGGGCTGGGAGGGCCGCACGGAGTTCCGCCACGGCTTCGGCGGGGCCGGGGGCGGCGCCGAGGAGTTCAGCGACTTCTTCGAGAGCCTGTTCGGCGGCGGCGGGCCGTTCGCCGGCGGCGGCAGCCCCTTCGGCGGCCGCCGCGGCAGCGCCTTCCGCATGCCCGGCGAGGACCAGCAGGCCAAGCTGCTGCTGACCCTGGAGGAGGCCTACCAGGGCGTGACCCGGACCCTGTCGCTGCAGGTGCCCGAGGCCGACGCCCAGGGGCGGGTCACGGTGCGCAACCGCAAGCTGCAGGTGAAGATTCCGGCCGGCGCCACCGAGGGCCGGCAGATCCGCCTCGCCGGCCAGGGCAGCCCCGGCATGGGCGGCGGCCCGCGCGGGGACCTCTACCTCACGGTGGAGATCCAGCCCCACCCCTTCTATCGCACCGAGGGCAAGGACATCCACCTGGATCTGCCCGTGGCGCCTTGGGAAGCGGCCCTGGGCGCGAAGGTGACCGTTCCCACCCTGGGCGGCAAGGTGGATCTCGGCATCCCCGCCGGCTCCCAGTCGGGGCGCACCCTGCGCCTGAAGGGCCGCGGCCTGCCGGGCCGGCCGGCCGGCGACCAGTACGTGCACCTGAAGATTCTCACGCCGCCGGCGGACTCGGAACAGCTGCGGGAGCTGTACCGGGAGCTGGAGCGCGCCGCGCCCTTCAACCCCCGGGCGACCCTCGGCGTCTGAGCCGCCGCGGACCCCGCGCCGGACGGAACCGGCGCGGGATGAAACTATTCCACACGATTGGTGCACTAACCGGGCAGCAGGCCCAGACAGGCCAGTCCTGCTGGCCGAACCCGCCACTCGAACCATCAAGGAGGGAGACATGAGCACCCTGAATCAGCTGCGGCACGGCCTGGAGCGGGCCTGGGACAGCCTCGCGGAGGGCTGGCGCCAGCTGCTCGACCACGCCAGCGACGCCCTCACCCGCTTCACCCCGGTGCGCCATGCCCAGGAGCTGGAGACCGCCGATGAACTGATCGCCGGCCGCGCCTCCCGCTGGGGCCTGCTGGCCGCCCAGGTGCAGGAGACCGACGACGCGGTGGTGGTGCGGCTGGAGGCGCCGGGCCTGGAGCCGGAGGCGTTCGACATCAGCGTGGTGGACGACTACCTGGTGGTGCAGGGCGAGAAGCGCGTGCAGCGGGAGAGCCGGGAGGGCCGCTACACCCTCATGGAGTGCGCCTACGGCCGCTTCGAGCGCGCCATTCCCCTGCCGGTGCCGGTGGACGAGGACGCCGCCCGCGCCAGCTACCGCCACGGCGTGCTGCGCATCGAGCTGCCGCGCCTGCGGGCGCCCGGCGCCCGCCGCATCCAGGTCGACGTGGACTGAGGGAGGAACCATGGCATTACGACGGACCGCGACGCTCCTGCTCCTGCTGTTGACCCTCGGCGCCGGGCTCCCCGCCGCGGCGGCCCTGCCCGCCGCCGTGGAGGGAGAGCCCCTGCCCACCCTCGCCCCCATGCTGGAGCGGGTCACCCCGGCGGTGGTGAACATCTCCACCGAAAGCCGGGTGCTGGTGCGGGACAACCCCCTGCTCAGCGATCCCTTCTTCCGCCACTTCTTCGATCTGCCCGCCCGGCCGCGGGAGCGCACGGCCCAGAGCCTGGGCTCCGGGGTGATCGTGGACGCGGCCAAGGGCTACATCCTCACCAACCACCACGTGGTGGACAAGGCGGTGCAGATCACCGTCACCCTCAACGACGGGCGCCACTTCAGCGCCGAACTGGTGGGGGCCGACCCCGAGTCCGACGTCGCCGTCATCAGGATCCCGGCCGAGGGCCTCACCCAGCTCACGGTGTCCGACTCCGACGCGCTGCGGGTGGGGGACTTCGTGGTGGCCATCGGCAACCCCTTCGGGCTGGGCCAGACGGTCACCTCCGGCATCGTCAGCGCGCTGGGGCGCAGCGGGCTCGGCATCGAGGGCTACGAGGACTTCATCCAGACCGACGCCTCCATCAACCCGGGCAACTCGGGCGGGGCGCTGGTGAACCTGCGCGGCGAGCTGGTGGGGGTGAACACCGCCATCTTCTCCAAGTCGGGCGGCAACATGGGCATCGGGTTCGCCATCCCCAGCAACATGGCCCGGGTGGTGATGGAGCAGTTGCTGGAGTACGGCGAGGTGCAGCGCGGGCTGCTGGGCGTGAGCGCCCAGGATCTGACCGTGGAGCTGGCCCAGGCCTTCGGCATCAGCTCCGGCGGCGGCGCGGTGGTCATCGGCGTCACCGCCGGTTCGCCGGCGGAGAAGGCGGGGCTGAAGGTGGGGGATGTCATCCTCGCGCTGAACGGCACCCGCACCAACAGCGCCGGGGAGATGCGCAACAACCTCGGCCTGCTGCGTCCGGGCACCCGGGTGGAGATGCGGGTCTGGCGCGCCGGCAAGGAGTTCGACGCCACCGCCGTGATCGTCGAGCAGAGCGCCCTGCAGCAGGACGGCGGCGATCTCGACCCGCGGCTGAAGGGCGCCGTCCTCGACGAGTTCACCGCCGATGACGGCTCCAGCCGCCTCCGGGTGGAGGACGTGGCCGGGCAGAGCCCCGCCGCCGCCCTGGGCCTGCGCCCCGGCGACATCTTCCTCTCCGTCAACAACCAGGCCGTCACCGACACCGCCAGCCTCGGCCAGGCGCTCCAGCGCGACTCCCGCGGCATCCTCATGCGCCTGCAGCGGGGCAACACCCTGCTGACCCTGCGGGTGCGGTAAAGGATAGTTGCGAGTGGCGAGGCAGTAGGTGCAGATTCATCTGCCCGCCTGCGCCAGATGGACACGCCGCCCCCTCCCCCAGCCCCCTCCCGCAAGGGGAGGGGGAGCAGGCCGTGCCGCACCCAAGCATTCATGGTGATGGGTGATGCGTTGTGGGTGATGGGACGTTCGGCATCACCCTTCACCCTTCACCCTTCACCCCTTACCCCTTACCCCTTACCCCTCACCCTTCACGGATCACGCATTCATCCGGCCAGGCAGCGCCCCCCCCTCAGCCCCCTGCGAAGACCAACCAAAATATACTTGACTATTACAGTAGGCAATATTAGCCTTATGAGCGTATAAGCAGTTACTTGTTTACTGATACAGGCAGCAACAGGAGGTAGTGACTATGTCCGGTCTGATTCCCAACTTCCCGCTGGACGGCGTTGTGACCATCAACCGCGTGATCCTCAAGCCGGAATACACGGTGGAGGACCTGGAGGAACGGGTGGCGATGCTGTGCGAGAACGTCAAGACCTACCACTCCGACACCGGTTTCATCGGCGGCTTCGTGGCGCTGAACAGCGGCGCCGTCTCCAACGAGGGCTCCACCATCGGCCAGGCCGTGGAGAACCCCCTGAAGGGCAAGGAGGCCCTGATCATCACCTTCTGGAAGAGCTTCGAGGACCATGAGCGCTCCCACCGCTCCGACACCTTCCAGCCCCTGTTCCGCGAGGTGCTGGCGCTGTGCGAGAACGGCAACGAGGAGATCGCCTACGAGATGCTCTGGTCGGGCACCGCCTACGACCCCGAGGCCGCGAAGGCCGCCCGCGAGGCGAAGGAGAAGTACGCCGCCTGACCCCGGCAACCCTCCCTCCCGCCAGCAGACGCTGGCATTGCCCCCCCCTTGGCCGCCCGCCCCCGGGCGGCATTTTTTTGCCTGTTGTCCTCAGATGGTGGCTATTCTTCTGTCATTCATTGCATGATCGACGCAAAAGACACCCGGTTTGAGGTGTAACGACGCTGGCCACCGGCACCTGGCCTCCGGGCAGCCGGCAGCGTCCCATCGCCCCGGGGGCGGGCCTCCCACAGGCCTCGGCCAGGCCGCCGGGGCCGGGGAATCCTTGTGGGAGGGGCGCCCCGCCGCGATTCCCTTCACCCTTCACCCTTCACCCTTCACCCTTCACCCTTCACCCTTCACCCTTCACCCTTTCTCCCTTAACCACCGAACCAGTCACGACGTCAGCTTGCGGTAGATGTCGGAGATGCGCAGGGGGAGCTTGGTGACATCGTCGATGACGGTGTAGCCGGCGGGGCCGTACATGTGCTTGAGGTAGTCGGCGGCCTCGGTGTCGAGGGTGACACAGTAGGCGTGGATGCCGTCGCGGCGGGCCTCCATGAGGGCCTGGCGGGTGTCCTCGATGCCGTATTCGCCGCGGTAGCCGTCGAGATCCTCGGGCTTGCCGTCGGAGAGGGTGACCAGCACCCGGATGCGGGCGTCCACCCGGGCCAGCAGCCCGCTCAGGTGGCGGATGGCGGTGCCCATGCGGGTGTAGTCCTTGGGCGCGATGCCCGCGATGCGCCGGTGCACCGTCTCGTCGTAGGCCTCGTCGAAGCGCTTGACCCGGAACACCTCGCAGCGGTTGCGGGTCATGCCCGAGAAGCCGTAGATGGCGTAGCGGTCGCCGAGGCTCTCCAGGGCCTCGCACAGCAGCACCAGGGCCTCGCGCTCGGCGTCGTTGACCCAGCCCTTGGTGGAGCCGCTCATGTCCACCATGAACATCACCGCGATGTCCCGCTCCAGCCGGTGCATGCGGGTGTAGAGGCCCACCGGGCTCTCCTGCCCGGCGCGGGCGTCGGCGTAGGCGTCCACCACCGCGTCGATGTCCACGTCGTCGCCCTCGGGCTGGCGCTTGAGCAGCTTGTTCTCCCCGCGCAGCACCTCGAAGGTGCGGCGGATGCTCTTCACCAGCCCCCGGTACTTGGCCTGGGCCGCGGGGAAGAATGCCTCCGGGCCCGGTTCCACGGTGAGCTCGCGCAGCTGGCACCAGCCCTTGCGGTAGTGGCCCCGCTCCATGTCCCACTCGTCGTAGAAGAGCATGCCCTCGTTGCCGGCCATGCCGGAGCGGGCGCGGCGCTGGGCCTCCCGCTCCTCGTCCACCCGGTACTCGCCCTCTCCCGCGGCGTGGAGGTATTCGTCGGGAATCTCGCCCAGGTCCAGCAGGATGGAGTTGATGAGGTTCTGCACCTCCTCCGGCGGCGCCACCGGCTTGTCCTCCAGGTAGAGTTCCACCCGCATGCCTCCCGGCCGGGCGGGGTCGGGCCGCTGGCGCAGCTCCAGCTTCATGGGCCGGCGCTCCGTCTCCCCGGCCTCGCCGCGGGCATCCCGGGTGCGCTCCTCCAGCTCCTGGCGCAGGCGCACCAGGGCGGTGGTCAGCTGCCGCTCCTCGCGCTCGATGCGCGCGGCCATGACCGCGGCGGCCCGCTCGGGGCGGAGTTCGCCCTGGTAGCAGAGGGTCTCGGGCAGCGCCGGCTGCTCCCACAGCCGCCGGACCCAGTCCAGGACATCCGCCGCACCGGCCCCGGGCGCCGCCAGCGCCGCGGCCGCCCCGGCCCACGCGCCGGGCAGGGGACCGCCCCCCAGCACCGCCTCCAGGGCGTCCATCTCGCGGGCCACGCCGGGCAGCTCGTGGCGCACCCGGGCATCCAGGCGCACCGCCTCCAGGCGGTGGAACAGGCGCAGGGCCCGGTCGGGATCGGGGTAGGCCGCCAGCGACTCCGCCAAAGGCAGGCGCCAGGTGCCGAAGCGGATCTGGGCCCACTGGTGGACGGCCATCGCCTTGTAGAGCTGGAAGTTCCGCTCCCGCGCGGGCAGCACGTTGAGCAGCGGCGGCAGGTAGAGGGTCTCGGTGTCGGTGAAGGGGATCTCGGACTCGTCGAGCTTCAGCACCCGCCCGCTGAGGCCGGTGACGAACCGCTCCAGCACCCCGGCGATGTCCGCCAGCGCCACCCCGGTGTAGCGGGCGGCGCGGTCGGCGGCGAACTGCTCCACCTCGGCCAGGGCCCGGAACGCCACCGCCAGGCCCTTGCGGTCGTAGGCGTCGACGGCCTGCACCAGCCACTCCTCGACCCCCTCGGTGTCCATCAGCTCGAAGGCCCGGTCCACCCGCTCGGCGAACTGGAAGGCGAGCTCGAGGCTGGTGCGCGCCACCACCTTGATCCAGTGCAGCACGAAATCCTGCTGCACGCCCTCGAGGGAGGCGATGGCCAGCGCCGGGGCGACGGAGTGGCGCGAGGAGATGTCGGTCTCGAACACCTCCTCCAGGTGCAGCTCCACCTCGTCGGCGCTCATGGCGCGGTGGGAGAAGCGCCGCCTGGCCCGGTACCGCCCTTCCGTCATGGTCGTTCCCCGTCCCCTGCCTGCGCGGACCGCCGCCGGCCCGCTCGAAAGACACCTGCGCCGGGCGTCCCGACACGTTAAACTGAATCCCAGTGACAACCCGCGTCGCTGAGCACGAATGTCCGGCACCCCGCACCCGTCATCACCCGCCTTCTCCTACCGCCTGCCGGCGGCCGCGCTGGCCGTGGCGCTGGCCCTGGTGGGCCTGGCGGTCATCGCCGGCATGCAGCGCTCCCCGCCCTGCGCCGCGGGCGCGCCCGGGGTGGAGTGCCTCGGGGTGGAGGTGCTGCGCGCCTGGGACCACCCCTGCGGCCACTACACCCAGGGGCTGGAGTACCACGACGGCCTCCTCTACGAGAGCGCCGGCGGCTACGGCGAATCGGCCCTGGTGCGCTACGCCCTCGGCAGCGCCGAGATCGAGCGCAGGCCCCTGCCCGCCCGCCTCTTCGGCGAGGGGCTCACCCGCAGCGGCGGGCGCCTGCTCCAGCTCACCTGGCGCGAAGGCGTCCTGCTGAGCTGGCGCGCCGGGGATCTCGCCCCCCTGGAGGAGCGCCGCTACCAGGGGGATGGCTGGGGGCTGTGCGACGACGGCCGCCGGCTGGTGATGAGCAACGGCAGCGAACACCTCACCCTGCGCGACCCCGAGAGCTTCGCACCCGTCGGGGAGCTCACCGTGACCCTGGGCGCCCGTCCCGTCTCCGGCCTCAACGAGCTGGAGTGCGTGGGGGGCGACATCTACGCCAATGTCTGGCCCACCGACCGGATCCTGCGCATCGACGGCGCGACCGGAGCGGTCACCGCCGTCATCGACGCCGCCGGGCTGCTGCCCGAGCCCCACTGCCGGGGCACCGACGTCCTCAACGGCATCGCCTACCGCCCCGACACCGGCACCTTCCTGCTCACCGGCAAGTACTGGCCCTTCATTTACGAGACCCGCTTCGTGGAACGCTAGCGTTCCGTGAGTGCGTGAGTGCGTGAGTGCGTGAATAGTGCCCTTATCCATTCACCATTCACCCTTCACCCTTGTCCCTTAACCGTCAGAACAGCGACGTGCTCAGCTCGTTGACCGCCGCCAGCATGTCCGGGTCGTCGGTCAGGGCCTGGGCCACGCCGGCGCGGCAGGCCGCGGCCGGGGGGATGCCGTGGTGGATGAGCTTGGCCGCCTGCACCAGCAGCCGGGTGCTGGCCCCCTCGTCCAGTCCCGCCCCCTTGAGGTTGCGGGTCATCTCGGCGAAGCGCACCAGGCGTCCGGCCACCTCGCCGTCCACGCCCGACTCGCGCTCGATGATGCGCGCCTCCAGCTCGGGGTCCGGGTAGCTGAACTCCAGCGCCACGAAGCGCTGGCGGGTGCTCTGCTTCAGGTCCTTGAGCACGCTCTGGTAGCCGGGATTGAAGGAGATGGTGAGATTGAACTCCGGCGGCGCCTCCAGCAGCTCGCCCAGCTTCTCCATGGGCAGCTCGCGGCGGTCGTCCGCCAGCGGGTGGATCACCACGGTGGTGTCCTTGCGCGCCTCCACCACCTCGTCCAGGTAGCAGATGGCACCGAAGCGCACGGCCCGCGCCAGGGGCCCGTCGGTCCAGACCGTCTCGCCGTTCTTGACCAGGAAGCGGCCCACCAGGTCGGCCGCGGTGAGGTCGTCGTGGCAGGAGACGGTGATGAGCGGGCGCTTGAGGCGCCAGGCCATGTGCTCCATGAAGCGGGTCTTGCCGCAGCCGGTGGGCCCCTTGAGCATTACCGGCAGGCGGTTGTCGTAGGCTGCCTCGAACACCTCGATCTCGTCGGCCACCGGCTCGTAGTAGGGCTCCTGCCCGATGATCCGCTGCTCGGCCTTCAGGCTGTGTGCCTGCATGCAAACTCCTCGCTCGATAGGGTCTGTGGGGTGAGGGGGACGACCGGCGGCGCGGCCCGCCCGGCGGTTAACATTAAGACAAGCGTCCCGGCCCGGGTTCCGCAGGCCGCGCCCGCGGCGGAAATCCGGTCCGTATTTTCGATCCCTGCCGGGATTTATCCTTACCAGACTATTTCCGACCAAACCACCCTGTTTTCAAAAGGATAATGGGAGCGTTTTGCTGGGTATTTAGGTTGATCCACAGGCCAAACAGGGCCTTAGCCATGGTCATTGTCAAATCCATATGACCGTTCTATCGCTATATACGAAATTTCTGGGTTGCATCCCTAGGGGACAAGTGGCAACGCCCCGCGCAGAGGGGTATGGTTACGCCATTCTGCATCCGGGAGCCTGTCGGCTTTTCCCTGCTGCGCTGCGGAATCGTGCCGGAACTCCCGGCACCGGCGGCGGCCGCGAGTAAAATCCGACAGGCTCCCGGGCAGCACTCCCCCCCACCGTTCCGGCGACCGGCCGGAGCGCGGGGTTTTGCGCCGCATCGTCGGCGCGGGGCGCCGCTGCCGCGGACCGCGCGACCCGGCTGGGAAGCGCACAATGAATTCCACTCCAGAAGACCTCGAATCCGTGACGGAGGCAAACATGGCGGATGTGATCGCAACCAACGAGACCATCCTGGTCGTCGGTGGCGGCATCAGCGGCATGAGCGCGGCGATTGAAGCTGCCGAGTGCGGCAAGCATGTCGTTCTGCTCGAAAAGGGACCCGCCCTCGGTGGCCGGGTCAGCCAGCTTTACAAGTACTTCCCGAAGCTGTGCTTCCCCACCTGCGGCCTGGAGATCAACCTCCGTCGCCTGAAAGGCAACCGCAACCTGCACATCATCACCATGGCGGAGGTGACCGGCGTCAGCGGCGAGCCGGGCGACTTCAGCGTGGAGGTGAAGATCGCCCCCCGTTACGTGAACGAGAACTGCACCGCCTGCGGCGAGTGCACGAACGCCGTGGAAGCGGAGTTCGACGACGAGTTCAACTACGGGATGAAGAAGCGCAAGGGCGCCTACCTGCCCCACAACATGGCCTACCCGCAGCGCTACCTGCTCGACCCGCGCATCATCGGCACCGATGACGCCGACAAGGCCAAGGCCGCGTGCAAGTACGACGCCGTCGACCTCGACATGCAGGAACAGACCCTGCAGCTGAAGGCCGGCGCCATCGTCTGGGCCACCGGCTGGACGCCCTACGACGCGGCCAGGATCCAGCCCTACGGCTACGATCGCTACGCCAACGTCATCACCAGCGTCGAGTTCGAGCGCATGCTCGACCCCTTCGGCCCCACCGGCGGCAAGGTCCAGCGGCCCTCCGACGGCCAGGCGCCGAAGAACGTGGCCTTCATCCAGTGCGCCGGCTCGCGCGACCGCAACCACCTCAAGCACTGCTCGCGCATCTGCTGCATGGCCACCCTGAAGCAGACCACCTACGTGCGCGAACAGTTCGGCGACGACGCCAAGTCGAGTGTCTACTACATCGACATCCGCGCCATCGACCGCATCGACGATTTCTACCGCAAGGTCCAGGCCGACCCGAACGTCACCTTCGTCAAGTCCAAGGTCGCCAACATCACCGTCAACCGGGAGAACGACAACCCGATCCTGCACGGCGTGGACACCGAGGGCTACCACCGCTACTCCAACGAGCACGACCTGGTGGTGCTGGCCGTCGGCATGCAGCCGAACGTGCCCGGCGATCACCTGCCGGAGGGCGTGGTCATCAACGAGGAAGGTTTCATCGACCACTCCAGCAACAGCGGCATCTTCGCCGCCGGCTGCTCCGCCGACGCCCTGGACGTGAACCGCTCGGTTCAGAACGCCACGGCCGCGGCGCTGCGCGCCATCCAGGTGGTCAACCGGGTTTCGGGTACGGAGGGTTAAACAGTGTCTGAGAAGAAGATGGGAGCCTATCTCTGCAAGGGCTGCGGCCTCGGCGAGCGGCTCGACGCCGATGCGCTCGAGCAGGTGGCCGTGCGCGAAGGGAAGATGACCTTCTGCAAGCAGCACGACTACCTCTGCAGCGCCGAGGGCGTGGCCATGATCAAGGCCGACATCGAGGCCGGCGACGTGACCCACATGGCGATCCTGGCCTGCTCGCGCCGCGCCAAGGCCGACGCCTTCAACTTCGATGGCGTGGCCATGTCCCGCGGCAACCTGCGCGAGGGCGTCATCTGGTCCCAGCCCGACACCGACGAGGCGCGCGAGCTGACCGGCGAGATGGCCATGGACTATGTCCGCATGGCCTGCGCCGAGGTCAAGTACATGACCGTGCCCGGGGGCAAGGTCAAGGAGGAGTTCGCCCGCGAGGTCATGGTGGTGGGCGGCGGCATCTCCGGCATGACCACGGCCATCGAGGCGTCGAATGCCGGCTACCCGGTGACCATCGTGGAGCAGTCCGACGCTCTCGGCGGCGCCATGAAGACCATCTGGAAGCGCGTGCCCGCCGATGCGCCCTTCGCCGAGCCCGCCGACACCGGCGTGGAGGCGATGAAGGCCGCCATCGAGGCCGACCCGAAGATCACGGTAAGGCTCAACACCAAGGTCGCCAGCACCGACGGCGCCCCGGGCCGCTTCAGCGTGGAGCTCGCCACCGAGAGCGGCTCCACCGAGAGCCGCACCTTCGGCGCCGTGGTGGTGGCCACCGGCTTCGAGCCCTACGACGCCAGCCAGCTGCCCGAGTTCGCCTGGGGCAAGACCCCGGACGTGGTGGACCAGATGGGCCTGGAGAAGCTGGCCCGCGAGGCCAACGGCGGCGCCATCAAGCGCCCCTCCGACGGCAAGGAGGTCAAGAGCGTCGTCTTCATCCAGTGCGCCGGCCAGCGCAGCGAGAAGGAGGGCCACCTGCCCTACTGCTCCGGCCACTGCTGCCTGACCTCCATCAAGCAGGCGATGTACTTCAAGGACACCAACGCCGACGTGGAGACGGTGGTGATGTTCTCCGACCTGCGCACCCCCGGTGCCGGCGGCGAGGACTTCTACCGCTCAGGCCAGGACAAGGGCGTGACCTTCCGCAAGGGCCAGGCCAGCGAGGTGGTGACCGGCGGCGACGGCCTGGAGGTGAAGTTCAAGGACCTGATCCTGGACGAGGACACCGCCCTGCAGGCCGACCTGGTGGTGCTGGCCACCGGCATGGTGCCGGTCAGCGGCCCCGATCCCTACGTCCAGCTGGACCTGGAGCAGGCCAAGGCCGACGGCAAGGAAGAGCGCGTCATCCAGCTGCAGAAGGAGCTCGACAAGGCCCCGCCCTCGGTGCTCAACCTGCAGTACCGCCAGGGCACCGACGTGCCGCACCTGCGCTACGGTTTCACCGACTCGCACTTCATCTGCTTCCCCTACGAGAGCCGCCGCACGGGCATCTACACCACCGGCCCGGTGCGCCGCCCCATGGACGCCATCCAGGCGGTGGAGGACGCCACCGGCGCG from Thioalbus denitrificans includes these protein-coding regions:
- a CDS encoding DegQ family serine endoprotease, whose product is MALRRTATLLLLLLTLGAGLPAAAALPAAVEGEPLPTLAPMLERVTPAVVNISTESRVLVRDNPLLSDPFFRHFFDLPARPRERTAQSLGSGVIVDAAKGYILTNHHVVDKAVQITVTLNDGRHFSAELVGADPESDVAVIRIPAEGLTQLTVSDSDALRVGDFVVAIGNPFGLGQTVTSGIVSALGRSGLGIEGYEDFIQTDASINPGNSGGALVNLRGELVGVNTAIFSKSGGNMGIGFAIPSNMARVVMEQLLEYGEVQRGLLGVSAQDLTVELAQAFGISSGGGAVVIGVTAGSPAEKAGLKVGDVILALNGTRTNSAGEMRNNLGLLRPGTRVEMRVWRAGKEFDATAVIVEQSALQQDGGDLDPRLKGAVLDEFTADDGSSRLRVEDVAGQSPAAALGLRPGDIFLSVNNQAVTDTASLGQALQRDSRGILMRLQRGNTLLTLRVR
- a CDS encoding Hsp20/alpha crystallin family protein; its protein translation is MSTLNQLRHGLERAWDSLAEGWRQLLDHASDALTRFTPVRHAQELETADELIAGRASRWGLLAAQVQETDDAVVVRLEAPGLEPEAFDISVVDDYLVVQGEKRVQRESREGRYTLMECAYGRFERAIPLPVPVDEDAARASYRHGVLRIELPRLRAPGARRIQVDVD
- a CDS encoding Hsp20/alpha crystallin family protein, which gives rise to MTIVRYDPWATLNQLQEEMNRLFKRAGDEDTGTVVTSDWAPPVDIKEEKDRFVLLADVPGVDPKDIEITMENGVLAIRGERKLEPEEERKGFHRMERARGVFYRRFALPDTADAEKIAASGRNGVLEVVIPKQEKVQPRKIVVEG
- a CDS encoding adenosylcobalamin-dependent ribonucleoside-diphosphate reductase — translated: MESAHLHAVPSHENMDIPFQPASQDIWDKKYRLKTKDGKPVDRTVDETYKRVAKALAEVERTPEKQEEWYKKFLWALRRGAIPAGRITSNAGALAHKPATSTINCTVSGTIRDSMDDILEKVHEAGLTLKAGCGIGYEFSTLRPKGAYVSGAGAYTSGPLSFMDIYDKMCFTVSSAGGRRGAQMATFDVGHPDVMEFIRAKREHGRLRQFNLSLLVTREFMEAVRHGAEWPLAFPMTAREIEADGVDLTDASKVTWREWPTTNSYHVNDEGKVACRIYKVIPARRLWDMIMTATYDFAEPGFILIDKVNEMNNNWFCENVRATNPCGEQPLPPYGACLLGSVNLTKFVRDPFSDKARFDWDEYRKVVGIFTRMLDNVVDINGLPLKEQVDEILSKRRHGMGFLGLGSTMTLLGMKYGSPDSLEFTDRVTRELALMGWETALELAEEKGPAPIMEREFEVTAAMLARRPEMAKDGYKAGDKVKGKVLHAKYSRYMQRVAEVAPELVEKLAATGARFTHHSSIAPTGTISLSLANNASNGIEPSFAHHYSRNVIREGKKSKEKVDVFSFELLAYRELVNPRAMPYSEQAEEILPEYFITAEDISPKEHVDVQAAAQKWIDSSISKTANVPTDYPFEDFKDIYMYAYEQGLKGCTTFRFNPEAFQGVLVKEKDLEGTIYRFTLEDGTVVEARGNEEIEYDGEIHTAANLYDALKEGYYGKF
- a CDS encoding DnaJ C-terminal domain-containing protein — translated: MEYKDYYKILGVERGASQEEIKRAFRKLARKYHPDVSKEKDAEARFKEVNEANEVLGDPGKRRAYDQLGSSWRSGQEFRPPPGWEGRTEFRHGFGGAGGGAEEFSDFFESLFGGGGPFAGGGSPFGGRRGSAFRMPGEDQQAKLLLTLEEAYQGVTRTLSLQVPEADAQGRVTVRNRKLQVKIPAGATEGRQIRLAGQGSPGMGGGPRGDLYLTVEIQPHPFYRTEGKDIHLDLPVAPWEAALGAKVTVPTLGGKVDLGIPAGSQSGRTLRLKGRGLPGRPAGDQYVHLKILTPPADSEQLRELYRELERAAPFNPRATLGV